A genome region from Sphaeramia orbicularis chromosome 19, fSphaOr1.1, whole genome shotgun sequence includes the following:
- the crygmx gene encoding crystallin, gamma MX, with translation MGKIIFFEDRNFQGRHYECSGDCPEMQNFFSRCNSIRVESGCWVAYEKPNYAGYQYMLHKGEYPDYQRWAGFNDCIRSCRMVPPYNGNYRMKIFERSDFTGQNLELNDDCPDLNERFHTRDISSLNVMEGYWILHEHPNYRGRQYFLRPGEYRRHIEWGSANTTFGSLRRVTELN, from the exons ATGGGCAAG ATTATCTTTTTTGAAGACAGGAACTTCCAGGGTCGTCACTATGAGTGCAGTGGTGACTGTCCGGAGATGCAAAACTTCTTCAGTCGCTGTAACTCAATAAGGGTGGAGAGCGGTTGTTGGGTGGCCTATGAGAAGCCCAATTACGCTGGTTACCAGTACATGCTGCACAAGGGCGAGTACCCGGATTACCAACGCTGGGCAGGCTTCAATGACTGTATCCGCTCCTGCCGTATGGTGCCACCT TACAACGGAAACTACAGGATGAAGATCTTTGAGCGGTCTGACTTCACAGGCCAGAACTTGGAGCTAAATGATGACTGCCCAGACCTGAACGAGCGTTTCCACACCCGTGACATCTCCTCTTTGAATGTCATGGAGGGCTACTGGATTCTGCATGAACACCCCAATTACAGGGGACGCCAATACTTCTTGCGTCCTGGCGAGTACAGGAGGCACATCGAGTGGGGAAGTGCCAACACTACCTTTGGCTCGCTGAGACGTGTCACTGAGCTCAACTGA
- the crygmxl2 gene encoding crystallin, gamma MX, like 2, whose amino-acid sequence MGKIIFYEGRNFQGRHWECSSDCMDTFRHFNCCNSIRVSGGHWVTYEKPYYMGYQYILGPGEYPDYHCWMGFNNCIRSCQMFPPYRGSYRMRIYNRPDMMGHTMEFMDDCPNVYDRFRFRDIYSCNIMEGYWIFYEHPNYRGRQYFLRPGEYRACGDWGCHNPMVGSFRRMRTMM is encoded by the exons CTGGGAGTGCAGCAGCGACTGCATGGACACCTTCAGGCACTTCAACTGCTGCAACTCCATCCGTGTCAGTGGCGGTCACTGGGTGACCTATGAGAAGCCTTACTACATGGGCTACCAGTACATCCTGGGCCCTGGCGAGTACCCTGACTACCACTGCTGGATGGGCTTCAACAACTGCATCCGCTCCTGCCAGATGTTCCCACCT TACAGGGGATCCTACAGGATGAGGATCTACAACAGGCCTGACATGATGGGACACACTATGGAGTTCATGGATGACTGCCCCAACGTGTATGATCGCTTCCGCTTCCGTGACATTTATTCCTGCAACATCATGGAGGGCTACTGGATCTTCTATGAGCACCCTAACTACAGGGGACGCCAGTATTTCCTGCGCCCTGGAGAGTACAGGGCCTGCGGTGACTGGGGCTGCCACAACCCCATGGTGGGCTCTTTCAGAAGGATGAGGACTATGATGTAA